In Phlebotomus papatasi isolate M1 chromosome 1, Ppap_2.1, whole genome shotgun sequence, the following proteins share a genomic window:
- the LOC129809797 gene encoding eukaryotic translation initiation factor 4H-like isoform X3: MAGRGGYDNQRGYGDRSKKPLPTEPPYLAFVGNLPQGLVQGDVTKIFQNFEVKNVRLVKDKETDHFKGFCYVEFETLDNLERALELDGRIQLEDSSQLLRIDVAEQKKFDRGGFNKRGPPRQGGGGGGSGGFKGRSDGRGGYNDGGYGQGRSDYDRRGGGGQGGRSNFNDRGPNRGRYGNFSEDGGGGRDDWNRSEGGGRNYGDRGGRDGGGNYGGGGRDDRYGNYRRGHGGGGSSGHDRDFDKRSHEDLKPMAMAINDDGRPRLKLNPRTVKEPINSLAQTTQAASIFGNARPREEKLKDLEEN, from the exons ATGGCCGGCAGAGGTGGCTATGACAATCAGAG ggGCTATGGCGATCGGTCGAAAAAACCTCTGCCCACGGAGCCACCGTATCTGGCCTTTGTGGGGAATCTGCCCCAGGGACTCGTCCAGGGCGACGTCACGAAGATCTTCCAGAATTTCGAAGTGAAGAATGTGCGCCTGGTGAAAGACAAAGAGACCGATCACTTCAAGGGCTTCTGCTATGTCGAATTTGAGACGCTGGACAATCTCGAACGAGCTCTTGAACTCGATGGACGCATTCAGTTGGAGGATTCCAGTCAACTTCTGCGAATTGATGTGGCTGAGCAGAAGAAATTTGACCGTGGTGGCTTCAACAAGCGCGGTCCGCCACGGCAGGGCGGTGGCGGAGGCGGAAGTGGTGGCTTCAAGGGGCGCTCCGATGGCCGTGGGGGCTACAATGATGGCGGATATGGTCAGGGGCGCAGTGACTATGACAGAAGAGGCGGAGGAGGACAAGGTGGCCGAAGCAACTTCAACG ATCGCGGGCCGAATCGTGGGCGCTACGGTAACTTCTCAGAGGACGGCGGCGGCGGTCGCGACGACTGGAATCGCAGCGAGGGCGGCGGCCGCAACTATGGCGATCGTGGTGGCCGCGATGGAGGAGGAAATTATGGAGGCGGCGGCCGCGACGACCGCTATGGCAACTACAGACGCGGCCACGGCGGCGGCGGTTCCAGTGGCCATGACCGCGATTTCGACAAACGCTCGCACGAAGACTTGAAGCCAATGGCAATGGCAATCA ATGACGATGGGAGGCCAAGGCTCAAACTGAATCCGCGCACGGTGAAGGAGCCGATAAATTCACTGGCTCAGACAACACAGGCGGCATCAATTTTTGGGAATGCTCGTCCACGTGAGGAGAAATTGAAGGACTTGGAGGAGAATTAG
- the LOC129809797 gene encoding eukaryotic translation initiation factor 4H-like isoform X2, giving the protein MAGRGGYDNQRGYGDRSKKPLPTEPPYLAFVGNLPQGLVQGDVTKIFQNFEVKNVRLVKDKETDHFKGFCYVEFETLDNLERALELDGRIQLEDSSQLLRIDVAEQKKFDRGGFNKRGPPRQGGGGGGSGGFKGRSDGRGGYNDGGYGQGRSDYDRRGGGGQGGRSNFNADRGPNRGRYGNFSEDGGGGRDDWNRSEGGGRNYGDRGGRDGGGNYGGGGRDDRYGNYRRGHGGGGSSGHDRDFDKRSHEDLKPMAMAINDDGRPRLKLNPRTVKEPINSLAQTTQAASIFGNARPREEKLKDLEEN; this is encoded by the exons ATGGCCGGCAGAGGTGGCTATGACAATCAGAG ggGCTATGGCGATCGGTCGAAAAAACCTCTGCCCACGGAGCCACCGTATCTGGCCTTTGTGGGGAATCTGCCCCAGGGACTCGTCCAGGGCGACGTCACGAAGATCTTCCAGAATTTCGAAGTGAAGAATGTGCGCCTGGTGAAAGACAAAGAGACCGATCACTTCAAGGGCTTCTGCTATGTCGAATTTGAGACGCTGGACAATCTCGAACGAGCTCTTGAACTCGATGGACGCATTCAGTTGGAGGATTCCAGTCAACTTCTGCGAATTGATGTGGCTGAGCAGAAGAAATTTGACCGTGGTGGCTTCAACAAGCGCGGTCCGCCACGGCAGGGCGGTGGCGGAGGCGGAAGTGGTGGCTTCAAGGGGCGCTCCGATGGCCGTGGGGGCTACAATGATGGCGGATATGGTCAGGGGCGCAGTGACTATGACAGAAGAGGCGGAGGAGGACAAGGTGGCCGAAGCAACTTCAACG CAGATCGCGGGCCGAATCGTGGGCGCTACGGTAACTTCTCAGAGGACGGCGGCGGCGGTCGCGACGACTGGAATCGCAGCGAGGGCGGCGGCCGCAACTATGGCGATCGTGGTGGCCGCGATGGAGGAGGAAATTATGGAGGCGGCGGCCGCGACGACCGCTATGGCAACTACAGACGCGGCCACGGCGGCGGCGGTTCCAGTGGCCATGACCGCGATTTCGACAAACGCTCGCACGAAGACTTGAAGCCAATGGCAATGGCAATCA ATGACGATGGGAGGCCAAGGCTCAAACTGAATCCGCGCACGGTGAAGGAGCCGATAAATTCACTGGCTCAGACAACACAGGCGGCATCAATTTTTGGGAATGCTCGTCCACGTGAGGAGAAATTGAAGGACTTGGAGGAGAATTAG
- the LOC129809797 gene encoding eukaryotic translation initiation factor 4H-like isoform X1, whose amino-acid sequence MAGRGGYDNQRGYGDRSKKPLPTEPPYLAFVGNLPQGLVQGDVTKIFQNFEVKNVRLVKDKETDHFKGFCYVEFETLDNLERALELDGRIQLEDSSQLLRIDVAEQKKFDRGGFNKRGPPRQGGGGGGSGGFKGRSDGRGGYNDGGYGQGRSDYDRRGGGGQGGRSNFNDPQDVGLSADRGPNRGRYGNFSEDGGGGRDDWNRSEGGGRNYGDRGGRDGGGNYGGGGRDDRYGNYRRGHGGGGSSGHDRDFDKRSHEDLKPMAMAINDDGRPRLKLNPRTVKEPINSLAQTTQAASIFGNARPREEKLKDLEEN is encoded by the exons ATGGCCGGCAGAGGTGGCTATGACAATCAGAG ggGCTATGGCGATCGGTCGAAAAAACCTCTGCCCACGGAGCCACCGTATCTGGCCTTTGTGGGGAATCTGCCCCAGGGACTCGTCCAGGGCGACGTCACGAAGATCTTCCAGAATTTCGAAGTGAAGAATGTGCGCCTGGTGAAAGACAAAGAGACCGATCACTTCAAGGGCTTCTGCTATGTCGAATTTGAGACGCTGGACAATCTCGAACGAGCTCTTGAACTCGATGGACGCATTCAGTTGGAGGATTCCAGTCAACTTCTGCGAATTGATGTGGCTGAGCAGAAGAAATTTGACCGTGGTGGCTTCAACAAGCGCGGTCCGCCACGGCAGGGCGGTGGCGGAGGCGGAAGTGGTGGCTTCAAGGGGCGCTCCGATGGCCGTGGGGGCTACAATGATGGCGGATATGGTCAGGGGCGCAGTGACTATGACAGAAGAGGCGGAGGAGGACAAGGTGGCCGAAGCAACTTCAACG ACCCTCAAGATGTTGGTCTTTCAGCAGATCGCGGGCCGAATCGTGGGCGCTACGGTAACTTCTCAGAGGACGGCGGCGGCGGTCGCGACGACTGGAATCGCAGCGAGGGCGGCGGCCGCAACTATGGCGATCGTGGTGGCCGCGATGGAGGAGGAAATTATGGAGGCGGCGGCCGCGACGACCGCTATGGCAACTACAGACGCGGCCACGGCGGCGGCGGTTCCAGTGGCCATGACCGCGATTTCGACAAACGCTCGCACGAAGACTTGAAGCCAATGGCAATGGCAATCA ATGACGATGGGAGGCCAAGGCTCAAACTGAATCCGCGCACGGTGAAGGAGCCGATAAATTCACTGGCTCAGACAACACAGGCGGCATCAATTTTTGGGAATGCTCGTCCACGTGAGGAGAAATTGAAGGACTTGGAGGAGAATTAG